The following proteins are co-located in the Flavobacterium sp. CECT 9288 genome:
- a CDS encoding LptF/LptG family permease: MKILDKYLLKTFLTTFTTVFVILFFIFILQTVWLFISELAGKDLDLVMVIKFLAFAMPRIVPLVLPLSILLASIMTFGNLAENYEFAAMKSSGISLQRAMRMLTIFIILLSIMAFFFANNVIPYAEYKFINFRKNIAQVKPALAIAEGQFNDVGFYNIKVNKKSGKEGNDLTGITIHKKSNIGDGSKTVIKAKNGSLISSEESSILQLVLNDGYYYEDIVPKKYEDRSKMPFAKSSFKKQIINIDLSELNKTDVNDASVTNTNTMLTINELSYTLDSLNKNIKMEVKNFTDNPTARINYPAPKIFPKTKVKKELPTDILSLYTNQQKSEILKIASSNITNTSYSIETIRSEILNKQKNINKHLLAFYDKFVIVFACFLMFFIGAPLGAIIRKGGLGLPIVFAVLIFITYHFINTFGKRLAQEDGMTPFLGAWLSSIILTPFAILLTYRATNDIGLINMDVILLPIQKLLKKLFPTTQN; the protein is encoded by the coding sequence GTGAAAATTCTTGACAAATACTTATTAAAAACGTTCCTGACTACATTTACTACGGTATTTGTAATCTTATTTTTTATTTTCATTTTACAAACCGTTTGGTTATTTATATCAGAATTAGCGGGTAAAGATTTAGACCTAGTAATGGTTATTAAATTTTTAGCCTTTGCAATGCCGCGTATAGTTCCGCTAGTATTACCATTATCTATTTTACTAGCTTCCATAATGACTTTTGGGAATCTTGCTGAAAATTATGAATTTGCAGCCATGAAATCCTCTGGAATATCACTACAAAGAGCCATGAGAATGCTAACAATTTTTATCATATTGTTGAGCATCATGGCTTTCTTTTTTGCCAACAATGTTATTCCATATGCTGAATATAAGTTTATTAATTTCCGTAAAAATATTGCTCAAGTAAAACCAGCACTTGCTATTGCTGAAGGACAATTTAATGACGTAGGGTTTTACAACATTAAAGTCAACAAAAAGTCAGGAAAAGAAGGTAATGATCTTACTGGCATCACCATTCACAAAAAATCTAATATTGGTGATGGAAGTAAAACTGTAATAAAAGCCAAAAACGGTTCGTTGATTAGTAGCGAAGAATCTAGTATTTTGCAGTTAGTTTTAAACGATGGGTATTATTATGAAGATATTGTACCAAAGAAATACGAAGACAGAAGCAAGATGCCTTTTGCTAAAAGCTCATTCAAAAAACAAATAATCAACATTGATTTATCTGAATTAAATAAAACTGACGTCAACGATGCATCGGTAACCAATACCAATACGATGTTGACCATCAATGAATTATCATACACCCTTGATTCTTTGAATAAAAATATCAAAATGGAAGTTAAAAATTTTACAGATAATCCAACTGCAAGAATAAATTATCCTGCTCCAAAAATTTTCCCAAAAACAAAAGTCAAAAAAGAGTTACCTACTGATATTTTGAGTTTGTATACCAATCAGCAAAAATCAGAAATTTTAAAAATAGCAAGCAGTAATATTACTAACACCTCCTACTCTATTGAAACAATTAGAAGTGAAATTTTAAACAAACAAAAAAACATCAATAAACACCTTCTAGCATTTTACGATAAATTTGTAATTGTATTTGCCTGTTTTTTAATGTTTTTTATTGGTGCACCCCTTGGAGCAATAATTAGAAAAGGTGGTTTAGGATTGCCAATTGTTTTTGCTGTTCTTATTTTTATAACCTACCACTTCATCAATACTTTTGGAAAAAGACTTGCACAAGAAGATGGAATGACTCCTTTTTTAGGAGCTTGGCTATCCTCTATTATACTAACACCTTTTGCTATATTACTAACCTATCGAGCCACAAACGATATTGGACTTATTAATATGGATGTCATTCTTTTGCCTATCCAAAAGTTATTAAAAAAATTATTCCCAACAACACAAAACTAA
- the ribB gene encoding 3,4-dihydroxy-2-butanone-4-phosphate synthase, whose translation MSSNTIQLNTIEEAIEDIRQGKVIIVVDDEDRENEGDFLAAAEMVTPEMINFMATHGRGLICAPLTENRCKELGLHVMVSNNTDPMETAFTVSVDLRGNGVTTGISASDRAKTILSLVDQNTKPHDLARPGHIFPLIAKQGGVLRRTGHTEAAIDFARLAGFKPAGVIVEIMNEDGTMARLPQLVEVAKKFNLKLVSIEALVAYRMQHDSLIVKKEDFNIETRFGTFRLRAYQQTTNKQIHIALTKGTWNLGDSILTRINSSLVNNDLLGTLTNNADQQLDDMFKVINEEGKGALIFINQDIQSLNFLNRLSELKVLQQNGTLKAPKIIIDSKDFGIGAQILHDIDISKIRLVTNTEGTKRVGMIGYGLEITEYVRY comes from the coding sequence ATGAGCTCAAATACAATACAACTTAACACTATTGAAGAAGCAATAGAAGACATCAGACAAGGTAAAGTAATCATAGTTGTTGATGATGAAGATCGTGAAAACGAAGGTGATTTTTTGGCAGCAGCCGAAATGGTAACACCCGAAATGATTAATTTCATGGCTACACACGGACGTGGATTAATTTGTGCACCATTGACAGAAAACCGTTGTAAAGAATTAGGACTTCATGTAATGGTAAGTAATAATACAGATCCTATGGAAACTGCATTTACTGTTTCGGTGGATTTAAGAGGAAATGGAGTTACAACTGGAATATCAGCGTCTGATAGAGCTAAAACAATTCTTTCATTAGTAGATCAAAATACAAAACCACATGACTTAGCTAGACCAGGACATATTTTCCCGCTTATAGCAAAACAAGGTGGTGTATTAAGAAGAACAGGTCATACCGAGGCTGCAATTGATTTTGCAAGACTTGCTGGGTTTAAACCTGCTGGTGTCATTGTAGAAATAATGAATGAAGATGGAACCATGGCTCGCCTTCCACAATTAGTAGAAGTTGCTAAGAAATTCAATTTAAAATTAGTCTCAATTGAAGCCCTAGTTGCGTATAGAATGCAACATGATAGTTTGATTGTAAAAAAAGAAGATTTCAATATAGAAACTCGTTTTGGTACTTTTAGACTAAGAGCTTACCAACAAACAACAAACAAGCAAATTCATATTGCCTTAACAAAAGGAACTTGGAACTTAGGGGATTCCATACTCACTCGAATTAACTCATCACTTGTGAATAATGATTTATTGGGAACATTAACTAATAATGCCGACCAACAATTAGACGACATGTTTAAGGTGATTAATGAAGAAGGAAAAGGGGCATTAATTTTCATAAATCAAGACATACAATCATTAAACTTCTTAAATAGATTGAGTGAATTAAAAGTTTTACAACAAAATGGAACTCTAAAAGCACCAAAAATTATTATAGATAGCAAAGATTTTGGTATCGGTGCTCAAATACTACATGACATTGACATTTCAAAAATAAGATTAGTAACTAATACCGAAGGCACAAAACGCGTTGGAATGATTGGTTATGGATTAGAAATAACAGAATACGTAAGGTATTAG
- a CDS encoding LLM class flavin-dependent oxidoreductase: MKNAIPISLLELALITENSNASDTMQKTKELAQLADHLGYNRFWLAEHHNMAHVASTATVVLIGYIASQTRNIRVGSGGIMLPNHSPLIIAEQFGTLATLYPNRIDLGLGRAPGTDALTAQAIRKDFFEEAQQFPKNVSKLQRYFSEANATEKVRAFPAEGMNVPIWILGSSMDSAKLAAEYGLPYAFAGHFAPRQMLQAFEFYRENFQPSTFLSQPKTMACVNIIAADSDEEAQFLSTSLYQMFLNLIRNDRKALQAPVASLDEMMNEEERFHVNQMTACTFTGSKEKLTKDLKEFIQYTRINELMITSPIFDHQDKLKSLQISKSVMDAINE, encoded by the coding sequence ATGAAAAACGCTATTCCTATATCTTTATTAGAATTGGCTTTAATTACAGAGAACAGCAATGCCAGTGATACCATGCAAAAAACCAAAGAGTTGGCGCAACTGGCAGATCATTTGGGATACAATCGGTTTTGGTTGGCAGAGCATCATAATATGGCTCACGTAGCCAGTACGGCAACGGTGGTTTTAATTGGTTATATTGCCAGTCAAACTCGAAATATTCGGGTAGGATCAGGCGGGATCATGTTGCCCAATCATTCGCCATTGATCATTGCGGAACAGTTTGGTACCTTGGCTACTTTGTACCCTAACCGAATTGATTTAGGTCTTGGAAGAGCGCCAGGAACTGATGCGTTGACAGCACAAGCCATTCGAAAAGATTTTTTTGAAGAAGCCCAACAATTCCCCAAGAATGTATCCAAATTACAAAGATATTTCTCTGAAGCCAATGCTACAGAAAAAGTGAGGGCTTTTCCGGCCGAAGGGATGAATGTACCCATTTGGATTTTAGGTTCTAGTATGGATAGTGCAAAATTGGCAGCTGAATATGGCTTGCCGTATGCTTTTGCAGGGCATTTTGCACCCAGACAAATGCTACAGGCATTTGAATTTTACAGAGAAAATTTTCAACCTTCAACTTTTTTGAGCCAACCCAAAACAATGGCTTGCGTGAATATCATAGCAGCCGACTCTGATGAAGAAGCTCAATTTCTATCGACTAGTTTGTATCAAATGTTTTTGAATTTAATACGAAACGATAGAAAAGCTTTGCAAGCTCCCGTAGCATCTCTTGATGAAATGATGAATGAGGAAGAGCGCTTTCATGTGAATCAAATGACTGCTTGCACCTTTACAGGCAGTAAAGAGAAACTGACTAAAGATTTAAAAGAATTTATTCAATATACTCGCATAAATGAATTGATGATTACCAGTCCCATTTTTGACCATCAAGATAAATTAAAAAGTTTACAGATTTCTAAATCGGTAATGGATGCGATTAATGAATAA
- a CDS encoding RNA polymerase sigma factor codes for MAFINDQYHINQVIKGNTNAFSILVNQYKDLVFTLSYKMLKNKEEAEEVSQDTFVKVFNSLPKFKGESKFSTWIYTITYNTCLDRLKKVKKERSVLYIEDFSEHQVKAIEKVLSTVDENERNQKIQECLLLLPSEEAFLLTLYYFDDQSIEEIAKVIDCNSNNAKVKLFRSRKKLASILRERLEPEILAYYESERR; via the coding sequence ATGGCTTTTATAAACGATCAATATCATATTAACCAAGTAATCAAAGGGAACACAAACGCATTTTCTATATTGGTAAACCAATATAAAGATTTGGTGTTTACTTTGTCTTATAAAATGCTGAAAAACAAAGAAGAAGCAGAGGAAGTTTCCCAAGATACGTTTGTAAAAGTTTTTAATTCATTGCCTAAATTTAAAGGAGAATCTAAATTTTCGACTTGGATTTATACAATCACCTACAATACCTGTTTAGATAGATTAAAAAAAGTTAAAAAAGAGAGAAGTGTTCTTTATATAGAAGATTTTAGCGAACATCAAGTAAAAGCAATTGAAAAGGTTTTGAGCACAGTTGATGAAAATGAGAGGAATCAAAAAATTCAAGAATGTTTGTTATTATTACCCAGCGAAGAAGCGTTTTTGCTAACTTTGTATTATTTTGATGACCAATCTATAGAAGAAATAGCAAAAGTAATAGATTGCAATTCAAATAATGCTAAAGTAAAATTATTTAGAAGTCGAAAAAAATTAGCTTCAATTTTAAGAGAGCGATTAGAACCCGAAATACTAGCATATTATGAAAGTGAACGAAGATGA
- a CDS encoding DUF6249 domain-containing protein, whose product MYEAILIPTSLFLTIFGIVYIFLSTRNKERLALIEKGANASIFRSNRNSFQKIIILNLALLFMGIGAGVFIALLLATYTSLDKDALYPAMIFLMAGVSLFIGFKMTNSLDK is encoded by the coding sequence ATGTACGAAGCAATTTTAATTCCAACAAGTCTTTTTTTAACAATCTTCGGTATTGTTTATATTTTTTTATCAACGAGAAACAAAGAACGTTTAGCACTTATAGAAAAAGGCGCAAATGCTAGTATTTTTCGTTCTAATAGAAACTCATTTCAAAAAATAATTATTTTAAATCTAGCACTTTTATTTATGGGTATTGGCGCAGGCGTTTTTATTGCCTTACTGTTAGCAACTTACACATCATTAGATAAAGATGCACTCTATCCTGCAATGATATTTTTAATGGCAGGAGTGTCTTTATTTATAGGTTTCAAAATGACAAATAGTCTGGATAAATAA
- a CDS encoding serine hydrolase codes for MKIINIKSTYLLLIAFIIIGNPLNSVYSQNLEAKIDSLLLKVFTDKNGPGGEFLVAKAGKPIYQKSFGKANLELDVNLTSDNVFQIGSMTKQFTAISILILEEKGKLSVNDLVSKHIPDYPLGDKITLHHLLTHTSGIKDFTKMKSLRDISQKEMTPKMMVDFFKNEPADFAPGEKFDYNNSGYVLLGYIIELVSGEKYEEFINKNIFDKVGMNNSQYASDRKIILKRAYGYQKKEYGYVNKTQISFSIPFSSGSLMSTTGDMFKWQNALNLNLLLNTETLKKAFTKYKLNNGEEFTYGYGWHLINVNGNQLRRHGGSVFGFKSMGVYIPSEDIYVIGLTNCDCNSPTQVTEEIALLTLKALKKG; via the coding sequence GTGAAAATCATCAATATCAAATCAACTTATTTACTTTTAATTGCTTTTATCATTATCGGCAATCCATTAAACTCCGTTTATTCTCAAAATCTCGAAGCTAAAATTGATAGTTTACTTCTAAAAGTGTTTACAGATAAAAATGGCCCAGGTGGAGAATTTTTGGTAGCAAAAGCAGGAAAACCAATCTATCAAAAATCATTCGGTAAAGCCAACCTTGAACTTGATGTTAATTTAACTTCTGATAATGTATTTCAAATTGGTTCAATGACAAAACAATTTACAGCAATTTCTATTCTAATATTAGAAGAAAAAGGTAAGTTGAGTGTTAATGATCTAGTTTCTAAACACATTCCAGATTATCCTTTGGGAGACAAAATTACCTTACATCATTTATTGACACATACCTCAGGCATCAAAGATTTTACAAAAATGAAGTCGTTACGTGATATTTCTCAAAAGGAAATGACACCAAAAATGATGGTTGATTTCTTTAAAAATGAACCTGCTGATTTTGCTCCTGGCGAAAAATTTGATTATAACAATTCAGGATATGTGCTTTTAGGATATATTATAGAATTAGTTTCGGGAGAAAAATACGAAGAATTTATTAACAAAAATATATTTGATAAGGTTGGCATGAATAACTCACAATATGCAAGTGACAGAAAAATTATACTTAAAAGAGCATATGGTTATCAGAAAAAAGAATATGGATATGTTAATAAAACACAAATTAGTTTCAGCATTCCATTTTCGTCAGGTTCTTTAATGTCGACAACTGGCGATATGTTCAAATGGCAAAATGCTTTAAATCTTAATCTATTACTGAATACCGAAACACTAAAAAAGGCATTCACAAAATACAAATTGAACAATGGTGAAGAATTCACTTATGGTTATGGTTGGCATTTAATCAATGTAAATGGAAATCAATTAAGAAGACACGGTGGTAGCGTTTTTGGCTTTAAATCAATGGGAGTTTATATTCCGAGTGAAGATATTTATGTCATAGGTCTGACTAATTGTGATTGTAATTCTCCAACTCAAGTAACCGAAGAAATTGCATTGTTAACTTTGAAAGCATTAAAAAAAGGATAA
- a CDS encoding RNA polymerase sigma factor produces the protein MPNTNQSNTCDEIIFSSFFKSHIKALRNFLIYKFGNQEQAEDVAQEAFVKLWQNCDAVPIEKAKSYIYTIANNSSLNEIAHQKVVLRYEKNFTGLDKTNESPEYLLEEKQFQAKLLKAIENLNEKQRVAFLMHRIDGKKYSEIALDLNISVKGVEKRIHLALVSLRKEIDL, from the coding sequence ATGCCAAATACGAACCAATCTAACACTTGCGACGAAATAATCTTTTCCTCATTTTTCAAAAGTCATATAAAAGCACTTCGGAATTTTCTTATTTACAAATTTGGCAATCAAGAACAAGCAGAAGATGTAGCACAAGAAGCTTTTGTCAAACTCTGGCAAAACTGTGATGCAGTGCCGATTGAAAAGGCAAAGTCCTATATTTATACGATAGCAAACAATAGCAGTTTAAATGAAATTGCACATCAAAAAGTGGTGTTGCGATATGAAAAAAACTTTACAGGTTTAGATAAAACAAATGAAAGCCCAGAATATCTTTTGGAGGAAAAACAATTTCAAGCAAAACTGTTGAAAGCCATTGAAAATTTAAACGAAAAACAACGCGTGGCCTTTTTGATGCATCGTATTGATGGAAAAAAATATAGCGAAATTGCATTGGATTTAAATATTAGCGTAAAGGGAGTAGAAAAGCGCATTCATTTGGCTTTAGTAAGCTTACGCAAAGAAATTGATTTGTAA
- a CDS encoding FecR family protein has translation MKENHILAKWLNNDLSEDELMAFEASPDFEKYQKIKDYTAHLEVEDWDENAMLANILKQKKTVTKVVPLYKKWFFQAAAILVLALGITFAIQNFVPQTQTANFGEKTTFLLPDNSEVVLNAGSEIHFKKWNWDSNRYLELNGEAYFKVAKGKRFEVQTNLGKVSVLGTQFNVKARKNRFDVVCYEGCVKVNYGNTQVLLTHGQSVIFENGKQINRGTTSSKPEWMDNQIAFYKENIKSLLDEVRRQYNITIEVNAKDTTSLFTGKLPTKNLDVALQIISTTYSLEIKKVSKNKIIFDEK, from the coding sequence ATGAAAGAAAATCACATACTAGCGAAATGGCTCAACAATGATTTGTCAGAGGATGAATTAATGGCATTTGAAGCAAGTCCCGATTTTGAAAAATACCAAAAAATTAAGGACTATACCGCACATTTAGAAGTAGAGGATTGGGATGAAAATGCGATGCTAGCGAATATTCTAAAGCAGAAAAAAACAGTTACAAAAGTAGTTCCTTTATACAAAAAATGGTTCTTTCAAGCAGCGGCAATCCTTGTTTTGGCGCTTGGAATTACTTTCGCAATCCAAAATTTTGTACCACAAACACAAACAGCAAACTTTGGTGAAAAAACTACCTTTCTATTACCGGATAATTCCGAAGTGGTGCTGAATGCGGGTTCTGAAATACACTTTAAAAAATGGAATTGGGACAGCAACAGATATCTTGAACTAAACGGAGAAGCTTATTTCAAAGTAGCCAAAGGAAAACGTTTTGAAGTGCAGACTAATCTGGGGAAAGTTTCCGTTTTAGGGACGCAATTCAACGTAAAAGCTAGAAAAAATAGGTTTGATGTTGTCTGCTACGAAGGATGTGTAAAAGTAAATTATGGAAACACTCAAGTGCTGTTAACGCATGGACAAAGCGTTATTTTTGAAAATGGTAAACAAATAAATAGAGGAACAACTTCATCGAAGCCAGAATGGATGGACAATCAAATCGCTTTTTATAAGGAAAATATCAAATCCTTGCTAGACGAAGTTCGTAGACAATACAATATTACAATTGAAGTAAACGCAAAAGATACTACGTCCTTATTTACTGGAAAATTGCCCACGAAAAATCTAGATGTTGCTTTGCAAATAATTAGTACAACCTATAGTTTAGAGATAAAAAAAGTCTCAAAGAATAAAATAATATTTGACGAAAAATAA
- a CDS encoding TonB-dependent receptor, producing the protein MPFKKIIIEIEQQHKVSFNYTEDNITGLQLHPPKRSLSLNQKLQYLERKTNLSFENIGNQFINIYKKDKEANIICGYVFSADKKPIENANINLNDKIQLTTDANGYFESEKSEKNILWISHIGYITKRIVATNSGHKKCLEILLDPDITELEEIKTNAILASGISKSKDGSFEIKPKKFGILPGLIEPDALQTMQQISGVNSIDESVSSINVRGGTHDQNLFLWNGIRMFQTGHFFGLISVFNPNLAHTIAIYKNGSSAFYGESVSSVVNISSTPETAEKNTFSAGINMINADMYAKYNLSKKSYIEIAARKSITDFIETPTFKEYFNKIFQNTTISDFSKNQNIKYQSDKEFDFYDATLKYAQKIGAKDQIVLDVITIKDNLKVLQSAATNDLNKSEKNVLQQQNYGGNLSWKRKWNSKNTSKINTYNSSYKLLANQKATTGNQIVIQENTVQNNGINLENNHTISAEFSFNNGYQFNEIGVTNLEQVTNPDFYRKTKEVLRSHTLILEGIYNDTISRIYGKLGTRMNYIEKFNKYIVEPRFQLNYGISKSLNIGLLGELKSQNSQQIIYLQKDYFGIEKRRWVLSDNTTVPIQRSKQVSLNLFYKKDDWILDIENFYKKVTGITTSSQGFQNQLEFIRTTGDYEIFGTEILIQKKMNHFLTWVSYTYNDNNYDFSNYEHPIFPNNFELMHTFSWAGVYERNNFKMALGTKWTSGRPKTSPASSQIDPSNPVINYNKPNNTNVNVFSQVNLSATYKWVTANGVQYKLGISILNILNRKNEINEYYRISSLSNAIEEVETFSLQRTPNISFRISL; encoded by the coding sequence ATGCCCTTTAAAAAAATTATAATTGAGATCGAACAACAGCATAAGGTTAGCTTTAATTACACCGAAGACAATATCACGGGACTGCAACTACACCCTCCTAAAAGGTCACTTTCACTAAATCAAAAACTACAATATCTTGAAAGAAAGACCAATTTGTCTTTTGAAAATATAGGAAATCAATTCATTAATATTTACAAAAAAGACAAGGAAGCTAATATAATTTGTGGCTACGTTTTTTCGGCAGACAAAAAACCTATCGAGAACGCAAATATCAATTTAAACGATAAAATCCAGCTTACAACGGATGCAAATGGTTATTTTGAAAGTGAAAAATCTGAGAAAAACATACTCTGGATTAGTCATATCGGATACATAACCAAAAGAATTGTTGCTACTAATTCAGGTCATAAAAAGTGTTTGGAAATTCTATTAGACCCTGATATCACAGAACTAGAAGAGATTAAAACCAATGCTATTTTGGCTTCGGGAATCTCAAAAAGTAAGGACGGTTCATTTGAAATTAAACCCAAGAAATTTGGTATTTTGCCAGGACTTATCGAGCCAGATGCTTTGCAAACAATGCAGCAAATTTCAGGTGTAAATAGTATTGACGAAAGTGTGTCTAGCATCAATGTACGCGGTGGGACTCACGACCAAAATTTATTTTTGTGGAATGGAATACGAATGTTTCAAACGGGACATTTTTTTGGTTTAATATCGGTTTTTAATCCTAATTTGGCTCATACTATTGCTATCTATAAAAACGGAAGTTCTGCTTTTTATGGGGAAAGTGTGTCTAGTGTAGTAAATATTTCTTCTACTCCAGAAACTGCAGAAAAAAATACTTTTAGCGCAGGAATCAACATGATTAATGCTGATATGTATGCAAAGTACAACCTTTCGAAAAAGAGTTATATCGAAATTGCTGCACGTAAATCGATTACTGATTTTATAGAAACTCCCACCTTTAAAGAATACTTCAATAAAATATTTCAAAATACAACAATCTCTGATTTCTCCAAAAATCAAAATATCAAGTATCAAAGCGATAAAGAATTTGATTTCTATGATGCAACGCTTAAATATGCTCAAAAAATAGGAGCCAAAGACCAAATAGTACTGGATGTAATAACCATAAAAGACAATTTGAAAGTGTTACAAAGTGCGGCTACAAACGACCTAAACAAATCAGAAAAAAATGTGTTGCAGCAGCAAAATTATGGCGGAAATTTATCTTGGAAAAGAAAGTGGAATAGCAAGAATACTTCTAAAATTAATACTTATAACTCTTCCTATAAACTTTTGGCCAACCAAAAAGCTACTACTGGGAATCAAATCGTTATTCAGGAAAATACAGTGCAAAATAATGGAATAAATTTGGAAAATAACCATACCATTAGTGCTGAATTTAGTTTTAATAATGGTTATCAGTTTAACGAAATAGGAGTTACGAATTTGGAGCAGGTAACTAATCCTGATTTTTATCGTAAAACCAAAGAGGTGTTGAGATCGCATACTTTGATTTTGGAAGGAATATATAATGACACCATTTCTAGAATATATGGTAAGCTAGGAACACGAATGAATTATATCGAAAAATTTAATAAATATATTGTAGAACCAAGATTTCAGTTGAATTACGGCATTAGTAAAAGTCTGAATATAGGACTATTAGGTGAGTTAAAAAGCCAGAATTCGCAACAGATTATTTATTTGCAAAAAGATTATTTCGGCATCGAAAAAAGACGTTGGGTTTTATCAGACAACACCACAGTTCCTATTCAAAGGAGCAAACAAGTATCGTTGAATTTATTTTATAAAAAGGACGATTGGATCTTGGATATAGAAAATTTTTATAAAAAAGTTACTGGAATTACAACCTCAAGTCAAGGTTTTCAAAATCAATTAGAGTTTATTCGAACAACAGGAGATTATGAAATATTTGGAACAGAAATTCTGATTCAAAAAAAGATGAATCACTTTCTTACTTGGGTAAGTTATACTTATAATGATAATAATTATGATTTTTCTAATTACGAACACCCTATTTTTCCTAACAACTTTGAGTTGATGCATACTTTTTCGTGGGCAGGAGTTTATGAGAGAAACAATTTCAAAATGGCACTCGGTACAAAATGGACTTCAGGTAGACCAAAAACCTCTCCAGCTAGTTCGCAAATCGACCCTTCTAACCCCGTGATCAATTATAATAAACCCAACAATACCAATGTAAACGTTTTTTCACAAGTTAATCTTTCCGCTACTTACAAGTGGGTAACTGCAAATGGAGTCCAATATAAATTAGGAATATCCATCTTAAACATCTTGAACAGAAAAAATGAGATTAACGAGTACTATAGAATTAGCTCTTTATCAAACGCTATAGAGGAAGTGGAAACTTTTTCACTTCAAAGAACGCCAAACATAAGCTTCAGAATTTCATTATAA
- a CDS encoding OB-fold putative lipoprotein — MKRKKTATIFVTLLLLASAGIYFYYGFLFKEARNIESEKPTVSTSATNLMNEYNSNQEKSDSLYLNKTIEVTGKVTKETDSVVVLDSIVFCLFIKKKRNKLLNSRLSVKGKCIGYDELFQEVKLDQCIINKQSN, encoded by the coding sequence ATGAAAAGAAAAAAAACAGCAACAATATTTGTAACGCTACTCCTACTAGCATCAGCAGGTATCTATTTTTATTATGGTTTTCTATTTAAAGAAGCACGCAATATAGAATCCGAAAAACCAACAGTAAGTACATCTGCGACAAATCTGATGAATGAGTATAATTCAAATCAAGAAAAGTCAGATTCACTGTATTTAAATAAAACTATTGAGGTAACTGGAAAAGTAACTAAAGAAACGGATTCTGTAGTGGTTCTCGATAGCATTGTTTTTTGCCTTTTCATTAAAAAGAAAAGAAACAAACTATTAAATAGTCGACTATCCGTTAAAGGCAAATGCATTGGTTACGACGAGCTATTTCAAGAAGTTAAACTAGACCAATGTATCATTAATAAACAAAGCAACTAA